Proteins co-encoded in one Halorussus vallis genomic window:
- a CDS encoding rubrerythrin family protein gives MEPASFVDAVREAKATELDRLGSQQSVVALTDADLTTEAVLGALARSEAAARETFSGWAETEADEEAREAFASLARTEGDHYDRVVAELDGEDRDLDESPGEVDPMHEHLRGLSTTVERAAGLVGRSLVGDRAQVQVVNFFVNEADERRADVVRELRAETRQAAEEGAKLLATRCDGEDDWERARDVAEQTVRVAYDDYAETLEGMGLDPKPLC, from the coding sequence ATGGAACCCGCGAGCTTCGTCGACGCCGTGAGAGAGGCCAAGGCCACCGAACTCGACCGGCTCGGCTCCCAGCAGTCGGTCGTCGCGCTCACCGACGCCGACCTGACGACCGAGGCGGTGCTGGGCGCGCTCGCGCGAAGCGAGGCCGCCGCCCGCGAGACGTTCTCGGGGTGGGCCGAAACCGAGGCCGACGAGGAGGCCCGCGAGGCGTTCGCCTCGCTGGCGCGCACCGAGGGCGACCACTACGACCGCGTGGTAGCGGAGTTGGACGGCGAGGACCGGGACCTCGACGAATCACCGGGCGAGGTCGACCCGATGCACGAACACTTGCGCGGGCTGAGTACGACGGTCGAACGCGCCGCAGGACTCGTCGGCCGGTCGCTGGTCGGCGACCGCGCCCAGGTCCAGGTGGTCAACTTCTTCGTCAACGAGGCCGACGAGCGCCGGGCCGACGTCGTCCGGGAGTTGCGGGCCGAGACGCGCCAGGCCGCCGAGGAGGGCGCGAAGCTACTGGCGACGCGCTGCGACGGCGAGGACGACTGGGAGCGCGCCCGCGACGTCGCCGAGCAGACGGTTCGGGTAGCCTACGACGACTACGCCGAAACCCTGGAGGGGATGGGACTGGACCCGAAGCCGCTGTGTTGA
- a CDS encoding MBL fold metallo-hydrolase, with the protein MTDVAEESSITSDELHERIAAGERVTLLDLRNRKEFESWRVEGESVERVHVPYAKFAAAKARGEVGDFAADLDLEEPVVVVCARGETSAAVADALRETGLDARNLSDGMAGWARVYVSRELPTTGVTVRQYDRPATGCLSYLVVSDGQAVVVDPLRAFVRRYVEDAAELDAELVFAVDTHVHADHLSGVRALAAEGDGVEAVLPAGARDRGLAFDAHLLDDGEELEVGDAVLRAVHAPGHTTELTALRLLADDAAPTTDREDQPVDLLFSGDALFAESFGRPDLESGEEGAADLAAAQFETLRTRLLSLPGETLLAPGHRTPTAEPAADGTFTARLEEVRAALALPDDREAFVERVLESLPPRPANYERIVPANLGREDADDETAFEWELGPNNCAVDAAD; encoded by the coding sequence ATGACCGACGTAGCCGAGGAGTCGTCGATTACGTCCGACGAACTCCACGAGCGGATCGCCGCCGGCGAGCGCGTCACGCTCCTCGACCTCCGAAACCGCAAGGAGTTCGAGTCGTGGCGCGTGGAGGGCGAGAGCGTCGAGCGCGTCCACGTCCCGTACGCGAAGTTCGCGGCCGCGAAGGCCCGCGGCGAAGTCGGCGACTTCGCCGCGGACCTCGACCTCGAGGAACCGGTGGTCGTCGTCTGCGCCCGCGGCGAAACCAGCGCCGCGGTCGCAGACGCGCTGCGCGAGACGGGCCTGGACGCCCGGAACCTCTCGGACGGCATGGCTGGCTGGGCGCGCGTCTACGTCTCCCGGGAACTTCCGACCACGGGCGTGACGGTCCGCCAGTACGATCGGCCGGCGACCGGTTGTCTCTCCTACCTCGTCGTTTCGGACGGACAAGCGGTCGTCGTCGACCCGTTACGCGCCTTCGTGCGGCGGTACGTCGAAGACGCCGCGGAACTCGACGCGGAACTCGTCTTCGCCGTCGACACCCACGTCCACGCCGACCACCTCTCTGGCGTCCGGGCGCTCGCCGCCGAGGGCGACGGCGTCGAAGCGGTCCTCCCGGCGGGTGCGCGCGACCGGGGCCTCGCGTTCGACGCGCACCTGCTCGACGACGGCGAGGAACTCGAAGTCGGCGACGCCGTCCTCCGGGCGGTCCACGCACCCGGCCACACGACCGAACTGACGGCGCTCCGCCTCCTCGCCGACGACGCCGCGCCGACGACCGACCGCGAGGACCAGCCCGTCGACCTGCTGTTCTCCGGCGACGCGCTGTTCGCCGAGAGCTTCGGCCGCCCGGACTTAGAGAGCGGCGAAGAGGGCGCGGCCGACCTCGCGGCCGCCCAGTTCGAGACGCTCCGGACGCGACTCCTCTCGCTGCCCGGCGAGACGTTGCTCGCGCCCGGCCACCGGACGCCGACCGCCGAACCCGCCGCCGACGGGACCTTCACCGCCCGCCTGGAGGAGGTCCGGGCCGCGCTCGCGCTCCCAGACGACCGGGAGGCGTTCGTCGAGCGGGTGCTGGAGTCGCTGCCGCCCCGCCCCGCCAACTACGAGCGCATCGTTCCGGCGAACCTCGGCCGCGAAGACGCCGACGACGAGACCGCCTTCGAGTGGGAACTCGGGCCGAACAACTGCGCGGTCGACGCGGCCGACTGA
- a CDS encoding flavin reductase family protein has protein sequence MDVDPDAVPSLYRTLAGAVVPRPIAWVSTTDPEGVDNLAPYSFFNVVAVDPPVVMFAPVDDPESPEGLKDTPRNVRETEEFVVNVVTADLAEAMNETSATLPAGESEFDRAGLTRAESRRVSPPRVAESPVAFECSLYEMLSIGGSTMVLGEVEWVHVADEVTTDGAVDVEKLDALGRLSGSLYATTDERFSMERPP, from the coding sequence ATGGACGTAGACCCCGACGCAGTGCCGTCGCTGTACCGGACGCTCGCGGGTGCGGTCGTCCCCCGGCCCATCGCGTGGGTCAGCACGACCGACCCCGAGGGGGTGGACAACCTCGCGCCGTACAGCTTCTTCAACGTCGTCGCGGTCGACCCGCCGGTGGTCATGTTCGCGCCGGTGGACGACCCCGAATCGCCGGAGGGGCTGAAAGACACGCCCCGGAACGTCCGCGAAACCGAGGAGTTCGTGGTCAACGTCGTCACCGCCGACCTCGCCGAGGCGATGAACGAGACGAGCGCGACCCTCCCGGCGGGCGAGAGCGAGTTCGACCGCGCCGGATTGACCCGGGCCGAGTCGCGGAGGGTTTCCCCGCCGCGGGTCGCCGAGTCGCCCGTCGCCTTCGAGTGTTCGCTGTACGAGATGCTCTCTATCGGCGGGTCGACCATGGTGCTCGGCGAGGTCGAGTGGGTCCACGTGGCCGACGAGGTGACGACCGACGGGGCGGTCGACGTGGAGAAACTCGACGCGCTGGGCCGACTGTCGGGGAGTCTGTACGCGACGACCGACGAGCGGTTCTCGATGGAGCGTCCGCCGTGA
- a CDS encoding aminoglycoside N(3)-acetyltransferase — translation MSDDSSKSGEARAVERADEPLAVERLADDLRELGVTGETVLVHSSLSELGWVAGGAPTVVDALMEAVTERGTLMMPTHSTQYSDPADWENPPIPDDWETSVRASMPPYRPTVTPTRGMGAIPECFRTYPDVVRSRHPTYSFAAWGADADEVVGDHGVDHGLGERSPLARVYDRGGFVLLLGADHDSNTSLHLAEHRADYERTVVTNGAPVLRRRTGAPDDEAESSAEGAPDDGSEPSIADVTESGDETESADGEREWISFEEIDYDSGDFRRVGEAFERDRPEAVARGRVGRANAALLDQRALVDYGAAWFEKNRE, via the coding sequence GTGAGCGACGACTCGTCGAAATCGGGGGAAGCACGGGCGGTCGAGCGGGCCGACGAACCCCTGGCGGTCGAGCGACTCGCCGACGACCTCCGGGAACTCGGCGTGACCGGCGAGACAGTGCTCGTCCACTCGTCGCTGTCGGAACTCGGGTGGGTCGCGGGCGGCGCGCCGACCGTCGTCGACGCGCTGATGGAAGCGGTGACCGAACGCGGGACGCTCATGATGCCGACCCACTCGACCCAGTACTCCGACCCCGCGGACTGGGAGAATCCGCCGATTCCGGACGACTGGGAGACGAGCGTCCGGGCTTCCATGCCGCCGTACCGACCCACCGTCACGCCGACGCGAGGGATGGGCGCGATTCCGGAGTGCTTCCGGACGTACCCCGACGTCGTCCGGAGTCGCCACCCGACCTACTCGTTCGCGGCGTGGGGCGCCGACGCCGACGAGGTGGTCGGCGACCACGGCGTCGACCACGGCCTCGGCGAGCGGTCGCCGCTCGCGCGGGTGTACGACCGCGGGGGGTTCGTCCTGCTACTCGGGGCCGACCACGACAGCAACACCTCGCTCCACCTCGCCGAACACCGCGCCGACTACGAGCGGACGGTCGTGACCAACGGCGCGCCCGTCCTGCGCCGCAGGACGGGCGCGCCGGACGACGAGGCGGAATCGAGCGCCGAGGGCGCGCCGGACGACGGGAGCGAACCGAGCATCGCCGACGTGACCGAATCGGGCGACGAAACCGAATCGGCCGACGGCGAGCGCGAGTGGATCTCCTTCGAGGAGATCGACTACGACTCGGGCGACTTCCGGCGGGTCGGCGAGGCCTTCGAGCGCGACCGCCCGGAGGCGGTCGCGCGCGGGCGGGTCGGTCGTGCGAACGCGGCGCTCCTCGACCAGCGGGCGCTGGTCGACTACGGCGCGGCGTGGTTCGAGAAGAATCGCGAGTAG
- a CDS encoding 2Fe-2S iron-sulfur cluster-binding protein, giving the protein MTEYTVEFVGTGETIEVSDKETILKACIEEGVAQEYSCRVGMCLACSAEIVEGEVAQPVAAARGLTDEEAEDYALTCMARPESDLKLDRGKYPPSIEEDAEATSEPATAADDD; this is encoded by the coding sequence ATGACCGAGTACACCGTCGAGTTCGTCGGGACGGGCGAGACCATCGAGGTTTCCGACAAGGAAACCATCCTCAAGGCCTGCATCGAAGAGGGCGTCGCCCAGGAGTACTCCTGCCGCGTCGGGATGTGTCTGGCCTGCTCGGCAGAGATCGTCGAGGGCGAGGTCGCCCAACCCGTGGCCGCGGCCCGCGGCCTGACCGACGAGGAGGCCGAGGACTACGCGCTGACCTGCATGGCCCGGCCCGAGAGCGACCTGAAACTCGACCGCGGGAAGTACCCGCCGAGCATCGAGGAGGACGCCGAGGCGACGAGCGAACCCGCGACCGCCGCCGACGACGACTGA
- a CDS encoding geranylgeranyl reductase family protein, with the protein MATHEHDIVVVGAGTGGCYAAATAAEAGYDVVVVERKSEEEAGHIACGDALKGADAFPESIPKSQIQSAFTNTDVDHGRFEIPQEDTVLEIPVPGELAVIDRWEYGRLIIEGAKKAGAQFHYDTVVKDVTQRQDGRVTGVRGKRDGSVQRYNADVVVDAAGSLSILQDKADLEDATFDTNVTYSQFCSAYREIVRVDEPVEWDDALVFKPTKRAAGYLWYFPRTDTEINAGLGFQMNEEPMKLVEDLKRDLRNRPEFRGAKVEDKLGAALPTRRPYDSAVAPGFIAVGDAAGHVNPTTGGGIAGAAYAGKYAAEAAIEAIEDGDTGEANLWEYNERVMDHFGARYAGLDVYNVFSTAVDVDDLMSLLAALPAQKLAEALYSGSANIGALLKIQTAIKSWGHWDLIYDLYQTKRSADDLIDHYETYPRHPDGLAAWQNRRDAIMDEVYATTGAEPKY; encoded by the coding sequence ATGGCTACGCACGAGCACGACATCGTCGTCGTCGGCGCCGGGACCGGCGGTTGTTACGCCGCCGCCACCGCCGCCGAAGCGGGCTACGATGTCGTCGTCGTCGAACGCAAGAGCGAGGAGGAAGCGGGCCACATCGCGTGCGGGGACGCCCTCAAGGGCGCCGACGCGTTCCCCGAGTCGATTCCCAAGTCCCAGATTCAGTCGGCGTTCACCAACACCGACGTCGACCACGGGCGCTTCGAGATTCCCCAGGAGGACACGGTCCTGGAGATTCCGGTCCCCGGCGAACTCGCGGTCATCGACCGCTGGGAGTACGGCCGACTCATCATCGAGGGCGCGAAGAAGGCGGGCGCGCAGTTCCACTACGACACGGTCGTCAAGGACGTGACCCAGCGCCAGGACGGGCGCGTGACCGGCGTCCGGGGCAAGCGCGACGGGAGCGTCCAGCGGTACAACGCCGACGTCGTGGTCGACGCCGCGGGGTCGCTGTCCATCCTGCAGGACAAGGCCGACCTCGAGGACGCCACCTTCGACACGAACGTCACCTACTCGCAGTTCTGCTCGGCCTACCGCGAGATCGTCCGGGTCGACGAACCGGTCGAGTGGGACGACGCGCTGGTGTTCAAGCCCACCAAGCGCGCCGCGGGCTACCTCTGGTACTTCCCGCGGACCGACACCGAGATCAACGCCGGATTGGGTTTCCAGATGAACGAGGAGCCGATGAAACTCGTCGAGGACCTCAAGCGCGACCTCCGCAATCGGCCGGAGTTCCGCGGCGCGAAGGTCGAGGACAAACTCGGCGCGGCGCTTCCCACCCGGCGGCCATACGACTCGGCGGTCGCCCCCGGATTCATCGCGGTCGGCGACGCCGCGGGCCACGTCAACCCCACCACGGGTGGGGGCATCGCCGGCGCGGCCTACGCCGGCAAGTACGCCGCCGAGGCCGCCATCGAGGCCATCGAGGACGGCGACACCGGCGAGGCCAACCTCTGGGAGTACAACGAGCGCGTGATGGACCACTTCGGCGCGCGCTACGCCGGCCTCGACGTGTACAACGTCTTCTCGACCGCGGTGGACGTCGACGACCTGATGAGCCTCCTCGCCGCGCTCCCCGCCCAGAAGCTCGCGGAGGCGCTCTACTCGGGCAGCGCCAACATCGGCGCGCTACTCAAGATACAGACCGCCATCAAGTCGTGGGGTCACTGGGACCTCATCTACGACCTCTACCAGACCAAGCGCAGCGCCGACGACCTCATCGACCACTACGAAACCTACCCGCGTCACCCCGACGGACTGGCCGCCTGGCAGAACCGCCGCGACGCCATCATGGACGAGGTCTACGCGACGACCGGGGCCGAGCCTAAGTACTAA
- a CDS encoding SRPBCC domain-containing protein, with protein MREIRTELEIDAPSDVVWDVLTDLSTYPKWNPHVTAANGDLREGSEVDIKVQPGGSRSRSMNVTVTALEPRRKLEWVGTVLSPWLFEGRHTFELEPLGDDRTRFVNRERLRGVLVRFVVADDAERDYEAMNLALAERAESRYAAETTSEP; from the coding sequence ATGCGCGAGATACGGACTGAACTCGAAATCGACGCGCCGTCGGACGTCGTCTGGGACGTACTCACGGACCTCTCGACGTACCCGAAGTGGAACCCGCACGTCACCGCCGCGAACGGCGACCTGCGTGAGGGGTCCGAGGTGGACATCAAGGTCCAACCCGGCGGGTCGCGGAGTCGGTCGATGAACGTCACCGTGACCGCCCTCGAACCCCGGCGAAAGCTGGAGTGGGTCGGGACCGTCCTCTCGCCGTGGCTGTTCGAGGGTCGGCACACGTTCGAACTGGAACCGCTCGGCGACGACCGCACGCGGTTCGTCAATCGCGAGCGCCTCAGGGGTGTCCTCGTCCGGTTCGTCGTGGCCGACGACGCCGAGCGCGACTACGAGGCGATGAACCTGGCGCTCGCAGAGCGAGCAGAAAGTCGGTATGCGGCCGAAACCACGTCCGAGCCCTGA
- a CDS encoding proteasome assembly chaperone family protein, whose amino-acid sequence MATVTVRAEDVELDEPTMVEGLPGVGLVGKLATDHLVEQFDMTYLASVDCEGLPQISVYEEDNREVRPPVRLYADERNDLLALQSDVPVSASAATEFAACVTDWLADREATPIYMSGMPHQKQPDDIPSLYGVASGTAGELLDEVDVGTPDERGAISGPTGALLSEAADRDLDALGLIVQSDPQFPDPEAAHILIEQGIAPLTGIEVDTDDLVDRAEEISEQKEQLAQRMQEAESDESSQAQPLRMFQ is encoded by the coding sequence ATGGCAACCGTCACCGTGCGCGCCGAGGACGTTGAGCTTGACGAGCCGACGATGGTCGAAGGGCTGCCGGGCGTCGGTCTGGTCGGCAAACTCGCCACCGACCACCTGGTCGAGCAGTTCGACATGACGTACCTCGCCAGCGTCGACTGCGAGGGGCTCCCCCAGATTTCGGTCTACGAGGAGGACAACCGCGAGGTCCGACCGCCGGTCAGGCTGTACGCCGACGAGCGGAACGACCTGTTGGCGCTCCAGAGCGACGTGCCGGTGTCGGCCTCGGCCGCCACGGAGTTCGCCGCCTGCGTCACCGACTGGCTGGCCGACCGGGAGGCCACGCCCATCTACATGAGCGGTATGCCCCACCAGAAACAGCCCGACGATATTCCGTCGCTGTACGGCGTCGCCAGCGGGACGGCGGGCGAGTTGCTCGACGAGGTGGACGTCGGGACGCCCGACGAACGCGGCGCGATCAGCGGTCCGACCGGGGCGCTCCTCTCGGAGGCGGCCGACCGCGACCTCGACGCGCTCGGACTCATCGTCCAGAGCGACCCGCAGTTCCCCGACCCGGAGGCGGCCCATATCCTCATCGAACAGGGCATCGCACCGCTGACCGGCATCGAGGTCGACACCGACGACCTCGTCGACCGGGCCGAGGAGATAAGCGAGCAGAAAGAACAGCTCGCCCAGCGCATGCAGGAGGCCGAGTCCGACGAGAGTTCGCAGGCCCAGCCGCTCCGGATGTTCCAATAG
- a CDS encoding RsmB/NOP family class I SAM-dependent RNA methyltransferase, whose product MDELERYEPLIEDFDAFREACRRPLPSVVRVNTLKTTVERAKAALDEEGVGWEDREWSETVLELDTDGPGSTWASFHGWIHGQEEVSAIPAEVLAPEPGERVWDACAAPGGKTTQLSALMDDEGLVVANDNNLGRLSALRFNTERLGATNVAVTNRDARNFSLEPFELDAFDRALVDAPCSCEGTVRKNPTALDDWTVNHVRSVAGVQKGILRRTIQATKEGGTVVYSTCTFAPEENEAVLDHALAEEDCRLVEFEVGLDSRPGVTEWDGEEYDESVRKAKRFYPHLEDTGGFFCAKLEVEG is encoded by the coding sequence ATGGACGAACTGGAGCGGTACGAACCGCTGATAGAGGACTTCGACGCCTTCCGCGAGGCCTGCCGGCGCCCGCTCCCGTCGGTCGTCCGGGTCAACACCCTCAAGACGACCGTCGAGCGCGCCAAGGCGGCCCTGGACGAGGAGGGCGTCGGCTGGGAGGACCGCGAGTGGTCCGAGACGGTGCTCGAACTCGACACCGACGGCCCGGGCAGCACGTGGGCTTCCTTCCACGGCTGGATTCACGGCCAGGAGGAGGTGTCGGCGATTCCGGCCGAGGTGCTCGCGCCCGAACCGGGCGAGCGCGTCTGGGACGCCTGCGCCGCGCCGGGCGGCAAGACGACCCAGCTCTCGGCGCTGATGGACGACGAAGGACTGGTCGTCGCCAACGACAACAACCTGGGTCGGCTCTCGGCGCTCCGGTTCAACACCGAGCGACTCGGTGCGACCAACGTCGCGGTCACGAACCGCGACGCCCGGAACTTCTCGTTGGAACCCTTCGAACTCGACGCCTTCGACCGGGCGCTGGTCGACGCGCCCTGCTCGTGCGAGGGCACCGTCCGGAAGAACCCGACGGCGCTCGACGACTGGACCGTGAACCACGTCCGGAGCGTCGCGGGCGTCCAGAAGGGCATCCTCCGGCGGACCATCCAGGCGACGAAGGAGGGCGGGACAGTGGTCTACTCGACCTGCACCTTCGCGCCCGAGGAGAACGAGGCGGTGCTCGACCACGCGCTCGCCGAGGAGGACTGCCGCCTCGTCGAGTTCGAGGTCGGCCTCGACTCCCGGCCGGGCGTGACCGAGTGGGACGGCGAGGAGTACGACGAGAGCGTCCGGAAGGCGAAGCGGTTCTACCCGCACCTCGAAGACACGGGCGGGTTCTTCTGCGCGAAACTGGAGGTGGAAGGATGA
- a CDS encoding DUF7122 family protein produces MKHDGQQFDRLPATPDDREVEGRASRREVVDWWHERFGIDPETFDGYTFWEKGKGKIWILRGDTASPIRIEALGMAFLRTRQEHWKPTTNAVQRFGREATRNVVELTREQARTFARGDDQEIDWDGDWGYLVAAHELAGDREPLGVGLFLHGELQSLVPKGRRRDL; encoded by the coding sequence ATGAAGCACGACGGCCAGCAGTTCGACCGCCTGCCCGCGACCCCCGACGACCGCGAGGTCGAAGGACGGGCCAGCAGACGAGAGGTCGTCGACTGGTGGCACGAGCGGTTCGGAATCGACCCCGAGACGTTCGACGGCTACACGTTCTGGGAGAAGGGGAAAGGCAAGATTTGGATTCTGCGCGGCGACACGGCCTCCCCGATCCGCATCGAGGCGCTCGGCATGGCGTTCCTGCGGACTCGCCAGGAACACTGGAAGCCGACGACGAACGCGGTCCAGCGGTTCGGCCGCGAAGCGACTCGGAACGTCGTCGAACTCACCCGCGAACAGGCCCGCACGTTCGCCCGGGGCGACGACCAGGAAATCGACTGGGACGGCGACTGGGGCTATCTGGTCGCGGCCCACGAACTCGCGGGCGACCGCGAACCGCTCGGCGTGGGACTGTTCCTCCACGGCGAACTCCAGAGTCTGGTGCCGAAGGGCCGGCGGCGGGACCTCTGA
- a CDS encoding DUF790 family protein — MLTKDLLRVSRAGGGFHPQFADREDRPLAARVLGTYQGHVGESRETLDAALKDLETDAEDFKLVRGFAKLLEREAVFETRAPVDPTRARRVAFEEAEAVGAVTADERAEVLARAGERLDSGFSAGEIGADAVAESLYADLEERQVLAEFDARWDPDELLAQYNLSLAQTALFDATELRVRTADPKALVSAVKRLRLMYEIRKTDDGESRERGVSDREVVVTGPDALFRSTRRYGTRFARLLRTAAKADSWTLTATIDDYGTDRELHLSDDDPVRVPGVEPVAEVTFDSGVEADFAARFESLGLDWELAREPEPLETGARVMIPDFAFDYLPASVASGGSSDESDGGHADFRVFFEVMGFWTPEYVEKKLSQLETVEDVELLVAVDESLGVGEEIAARDHRAIPYSGTIRVKDVRDALRRYEEELVAESAAALPDELAPEADVATFEALAAAHGVSEDVIEDKAFPDHERVGRTLVRPAVLAELDEEIEAGTDYAAVEDLLSARGIEDASAVLSELGYAVEWEGLTGGTIREK; from the coding sequence ATGCTCACCAAGGACCTGCTGCGGGTCTCCCGGGCCGGCGGCGGCTTCCACCCCCAGTTCGCCGACCGGGAGGACCGCCCGCTGGCCGCGCGGGTCCTCGGCACCTACCAGGGCCACGTCGGCGAGTCCCGCGAGACGCTAGACGCGGCGCTGAAGGACCTCGAAACCGACGCGGAGGACTTCAAACTGGTCCGCGGATTCGCCAAACTGCTGGAGCGCGAGGCGGTCTTCGAGACGCGCGCGCCGGTCGACCCGACGCGCGCCCGCCGGGTCGCCTTCGAGGAGGCCGAGGCGGTCGGCGCGGTCACGGCCGACGAACGCGCCGAGGTGCTCGCCCGCGCGGGCGAGCGCCTCGACTCCGGGTTCTCCGCCGGCGAAATCGGCGCCGACGCGGTGGCCGAATCGCTGTACGCCGACCTCGAAGAGCGCCAGGTGCTCGCCGAGTTCGACGCCCGGTGGGACCCCGACGAACTGCTGGCGCAGTACAACCTCTCGCTGGCCCAAACCGCGCTGTTCGACGCGACCGAACTCCGGGTCCGGACCGCCGACCCGAAGGCGCTGGTGTCGGCGGTCAAGCGCCTTCGGCTGATGTACGAAATCCGCAAGACCGACGACGGAGAAAGTCGAGAGCGAGGGGTGTCCGACCGCGAGGTCGTCGTCACCGGCCCGGACGCCCTCTTTCGCTCGACTCGCCGCTACGGCACCCGGTTCGCGCGCCTGCTCCGGACCGCGGCGAAGGCCGACTCGTGGACGCTCACGGCGACCATCGACGACTACGGCACCGACCGCGAACTCCACCTCTCGGACGACGACCCCGTGCGCGTGCCGGGGGTCGAACCCGTCGCGGAGGTCACCTTCGACAGCGGCGTAGAGGCCGACTTCGCCGCCCGCTTCGAGTCGCTGGGCCTCGACTGGGAACTCGCACGGGAACCCGAACCGCTGGAAACCGGCGCGCGCGTGATGATTCCGGACTTCGCCTTCGACTATCTCCCCGCGAGCGTCGCGAGCGGGGGTTCGTCGGACGAGTCCGACGGTGGACACGCCGACTTCCGGGTGTTCTTCGAGGTGATGGGCTTCTGGACCCCCGAGTACGTCGAGAAGAAGTTGAGCCAACTGGAGACGGTCGAGGACGTCGAACTGCTGGTCGCCGTCGACGAGAGCCTGGGCGTCGGCGAGGAGATCGCGGCCCGCGACCACCGCGCGATTCCGTACTCGGGGACGATTCGGGTCAAGGACGTCCGCGACGCGCTCCGGCGCTACGAGGAGGAACTGGTCGCCGAGAGCGCCGCCGCCCTGCCCGACGAACTGGCCCCCGAGGCCGACGTCGCGACCTTCGAGGCGCTCGCGGCCGCCCACGGCGTGAGCGAAGACGTAATCGAGGACAAGGCGTTCCCCGACCACGAGCGCGTGGGTCGGACGCTCGTCCGGCCGGCGGTGCTGGCGGAACTCGACGAGGAGATCGAGGCGGGCACGGACTACGCGGCGGTCGAGGACCTGCTCTCTGCCCGCGGCATCGAGGACGCGAGCGCGGTGCTGTCGGAACTCGGCTACGCCGTCGAGTGGGAGGGGCTGACCGGCGGGACGATACGAGAGAAGTGA